The window CGTCGCGAAGGCGCTGTAGCCGGCGCCCGCCCGCCCCGCGCCCCTAATCAGGTGGCGATCAGTCCTCATTTAGCCTACCCTGCCGCTCTCTGCGCCGCGTGACCGCGATGCGCCGAGCAACCTCCAAGATGCGGCCGCCTTGCCCGGTACATCAGGTGCATTTCCCGTCCGTGGGCTTCAATGAACGGATCGATGTCATGACCAGTTTGAAACCGACCGCCTCCCGCCTCGCCGTCGCCGTGTGCCTGTCGCTGACGATCTTCGGCGCCGGCGCCCGCGCCGCCTCCATCACGCACAGCGGCACGTACGGTCCGTCTCCCTATCTCGGCATGAGCCAGTACACGTTCCCGGTCCAGTCCGTGCCGCAGTTCGATCTTCCCGGCCAGTGCCTGACCTCCGTCTGCGTGCAGGCGACGGCGCACGGGGCCGGGTTCCTGAGCTACGAGAACACCCAGACCTTTCCCGCGTCCGTGACGAGCTTCTACCAGGTCCAGGTCACGGTCAGGCGGCCCGACCTGTCGCCGGTGATGGTGCTCCAGCCGTCGCAGTCCTTCTCGGATGCGCTCACGTCGTTCGACGGCGTCGCGGACTACGCCGGCACTTCCGGCGTGACCCACTCCGGCCTGGACGTGTCCGCGGGCAACACGGTCTGCCTGGCGAGCGCCCTCGATCTGGCGCTCTTCACGGGCGCCGGCACGGTCAACCTCCCCTGCACGGCTTTCGACATGTCCTACCAGAACGGCGCCAACAGCTGGTCGATCGGCATGCAGGCCTACGTCAGCTACTCGGTCACCTACAACTACATGGAGTGCGGCGTCCCCAC of the bacterium genome contains:
- a CDS encoding choice-of-anchor E domain-containing protein, coding for MTSLKPTASRLAVAVCLSLTIFGAGARAASITHSGTYGPSPYLGMSQYTFPVQSVPQFDLPGQCLTSVCVQATAHGAGFLSYENTQTFPASVTSFYQVQVTVRRPDLSPVMVLQPSQSFSDALTSFDGVADYAGTSGVTHSGLDVSAGNTVCLASALDLALFTGAGTVNLPCTAFDMSYQNGANSWSIGMQAYVSYSVTYNYMECGVPTEQTAWGNVKSMYR